The Sporomusa termitida genome has a window encoding:
- the ylqF gene encoding ribosome biogenesis GTPase YlqF: MHIHWFPGHMAKAQRMIREQLSLIDVVIELLDARIPVSSANPVITELVGTKPRVVALNKSDLAEPARTAEWLQHFRGRGFTTALLDAASGKGSKELVNRVEAEAGEKLARLMAKGIKGRAVRAMILGIPNVGKSSLINRLLGTATAKTGDKPGVTRGQQWLKVGKNLELLDTPGVLWPRMDDQEVAFKLAVTGAIKDDIYDMEKVILKLLCILREQYANRLCERYKLSEAGLPAEAGELLTLIGTKRGCLKVGGIVDHDKVRRIILTDFRAGKLGQFTLDHPDQLTAD; this comes from the coding sequence ATGCACATTCACTGGTTTCCCGGTCATATGGCCAAAGCGCAGCGGATGATCCGTGAACAGTTAAGTCTTATTGATGTTGTCATTGAGCTGTTAGACGCACGTATTCCAGTAAGCAGTGCGAATCCGGTTATAACCGAGCTTGTTGGCACAAAACCCAGGGTGGTGGCGCTCAATAAGTCAGACCTGGCGGAGCCGGCGCGTACGGCTGAGTGGCTGCAGCATTTCCGCGGCCGGGGATTTACCACCGCCCTGTTAGATGCTGCCAGTGGCAAGGGGTCTAAGGAATTGGTAAACAGGGTTGAGGCCGAAGCCGGTGAGAAGCTGGCCAGGCTGATGGCCAAAGGGATTAAGGGCCGGGCTGTCCGGGCTATGATTCTGGGTATCCCGAATGTGGGAAAATCTTCGCTCATTAACCGGCTGCTTGGTACCGCAACGGCGAAAACCGGTGACAAACCCGGCGTAACACGGGGACAGCAATGGCTTAAGGTGGGTAAGAATCTTGAGTTATTAGATACTCCCGGCGTTTTATGGCCCAGAATGGATGATCAGGAGGTCGCCTTTAAATTAGCCGTTACAGGTGCGATTAAAGATGATATCTATGATATGGAAAAGGTTATCCTGAAACTTTTATGCATTCTCAGAGAACAGTATGCTAACCGTCTATGTGAGCGGTATAAACTGAGTGAAGCCGGATTGCCGGCGGAAGCCGGTGAACTCCTGACTTTGATAGGGACTAAACGGGGTTGTCTGAAGGTCGGCGGGATTGTTGATCACGACAAAGTCAGAAGAATCATTCTGACTGACTTTCGTGCAGGCAAGCTTGGCCAGTTTACACTTGATCATCCTGATCAGCTGACTGCAGATTAA
- the lepB gene encoding signal peptidase I, with product MSSTNLGEEIKDWIISILIAIVLAFFIRYFIVELYMVEGPSMRPTLVNGERLIVNKFIYRFKTPERGEVLVFRYPRDPSRDFIKRVIAVAGDTVEIKDGRVFVNGQLLNESYILERTRGSYPAATVPEGHVYVMGDNRNNSEDSRFKDVGFVSLELIKGKAVMVFWPIDHIKTLP from the coding sequence GTGAGCAGTACCAACTTGGGTGAAGAAATAAAAGACTGGATCATCTCTATTCTCATCGCCATAGTTCTGGCTTTTTTTATCCGGTATTTTATTGTGGAGCTGTATATGGTCGAAGGACCGTCCATGCGGCCGACACTGGTAAATGGCGAACGGCTTATTGTTAATAAATTTATTTACCGGTTTAAAACCCCCGAACGGGGCGAAGTGCTGGTATTCCGTTATCCCCGTGACCCCAGCCGCGATTTTATTAAACGTGTAATCGCCGTAGCCGGGGATACTGTCGAGATAAAAGATGGCAGGGTGTTTGTTAACGGACAGCTTTTAAATGAGTCTTATATCTTGGAACGCACCCGTGGTTCCTACCCGGCGGCCACAGTGCCCGAAGGGCACGTCTATGTAATGGGCGATAACCGTAATAACTCTGAGGACAGCCGCTTTAAAGATGTCGGCTTTGTGTCCCTCGAATTAATTAAAGGCAAAGCAGTTATGGTTTTTTGGCCGATTGACCACATAAAAACATTACCGTAG
- a CDS encoding ribonuclease HII: MDTRQMTVAQITTLLSQPDLSLHITNSLKTDVRLSVQRLVDRWEARCLAEQRERKRVQALYKYEHQLQATGYSLLAGIDEAGRGPLAGPVLIAAVILPLDCYLPGLNDSKKLTAAQREKLYQNIKDVALAVNSCIVGVQTIDAINIYQATVRGMYSAVAGLSPAPQAVLVDAVPLPRLTVPYKAIIGGDQVSASIAAASIIAKVERDQLMNELDCQYPMYGFGRHKGYGTQEHMEALKEYGPCPQHRRSFAPVREAEAAGR; encoded by the coding sequence GTGGATACAAGACAGATGACCGTGGCCCAGATTACGACATTATTGTCGCAGCCTGATCTTTCACTACATATAACAAACAGCCTTAAAACCGATGTCCGCCTTTCGGTACAACGCCTTGTGGACAGGTGGGAAGCCCGTTGTCTGGCTGAACAACGGGAACGGAAGCGGGTTCAGGCCTTATATAAATACGAACATCAACTGCAGGCAACAGGGTATTCCCTGCTTGCCGGGATTGATGAAGCTGGCAGGGGGCCGCTGGCAGGTCCAGTACTTATTGCTGCAGTTATTTTACCGTTGGACTGCTATTTGCCAGGCTTAAATGATTCAAAAAAACTTACAGCTGCGCAGCGGGAGAAATTGTATCAGAATATTAAAGATGTGGCTCTCGCTGTCAATTCCTGTATAGTCGGTGTGCAAACAATTGATGCGATTAATATATATCAGGCCACGGTAAGAGGTATGTACAGTGCTGTTGCCGGGCTGTCGCCGGCACCACAGGCGGTACTTGTCGATGCCGTCCCGTTACCCCGTCTTACGGTTCCCTATAAAGCAATTATCGGTGGCGATCAGGTAAGTGCCTCAATTGCGGCGGCATCCATTATTGCCAAGGTAGAACGTGATCAGCTTATGAATGAGCTTGACTGCCAATATCCAATGTACGGCTTTGGCCGTCATAAAGGCTATGGCACTCAGGAACACATGGAAGCCCTTAAAGAATACGGACCATGCCCGCAGCACCGGCGGAGCTTTGCCCCGGTCAGGGAGGCTGAAGCCGCCGGCAGATAA
- the rplS gene encoding 50S ribosomal protein L19, which yields MNIIQILEQEQLRQDIPSFKAGDTVRVHVKVVEGTRERIQVFEGVVIKRQGTGVRETFTVRRVSYNVGVERTFPVHSPRIDKIEVMRRGIVRRAKLYYLRNLTGKAARIREKR from the coding sequence GTGAATATTATTCAGATTTTGGAACAGGAACAACTCCGGCAGGATATTCCGTCTTTTAAGGCCGGCGACACCGTGCGCGTGCATGTAAAGGTTGTTGAGGGAACCCGTGAACGTATTCAGGTTTTCGAAGGTGTGGTAATCAAGCGCCAGGGTACCGGTGTACGCGAAACCTTTACGGTAAGACGTGTTTCCTACAACGTTGGCGTAGAGCGTACCTTTCCGGTACATTCGCCGCGTATTGACAAGATTGAAGTTATGCGTCGCGGCATTGTTCGCAGAGCCAAGCTTTATTATCTGCGCAACCTTACCGGTAAAGCCGCCCGTATCCGGGAAAAACGCTAA